From Danio aesculapii chromosome 18, fDanAes4.1, whole genome shotgun sequence, a single genomic window includes:
- the LOC130245956 gene encoding LOW QUALITY PROTEIN: ubiquitin-conjugating enzyme E2 Q2-like (The sequence of the model RefSeq protein was modified relative to this genomic sequence to represent the inferred CDS: deleted 1 base in 1 codon): MSVSGLKAELKFLESIFDPHHERFRIIDWKPDELSCQFNVTGEQLLIIHCNITESYPSTPPIWFVDSDDPSLTGVLERLEDVRRGSTLLLQQLKRLICDLCRLYNLPQHPDVELLDQPLPSGQLGTTDEVTSEEEEEEDMGEDIDLEHYEMKEEPVEGKKSEDDGIEKENLAILEKIRKTQRQDHLNGAVSGSVQASDRLMKELREIYRSQSYKNGIYSVELLNDSLYEWHIKLRTVDPDSPLHSDLQVLKEKEGMDYILLNFSYKDNFPFDPPFVRVVSPVLSGGYVLGGGALCMELLTKQGWSSAYSIESVIMQINATLVKGKARVQFGANKNQYNLARAQQSYKSLVQIHEKNGWYTPPKEDG, translated from the exons ATGTCGGTGTCGGGACTGAAGGCCGAGCTCAAGTTTCTGGAGTCCATTTTCGACCCACATCACGAGCGCTTCAGGATCATCGACTGGAAACCGGACGAGCTGAGCTGCCAGTTTAACGTTACCGGAGAACAGCTGCTCATCATACACTGCAACATCACG GAGTCGTACCCGTCGACGCCGCCCATATGGTTTGTGGATTCGGATGATCCGAGTCTGACTGGAGTTCTGGAGCGTCTGGAGGACGTCAGGAGGGGAAGCACACTG ctcctGCAGCAGCTGAAGAGGCTGATCTGTGACCTGTGTCGCCTCTATAATCTCCCTCAGCATCCGGATGTGGAG TTGCTGGACCAGCCGCTGCCTTCAGG gCAGCTCGGCACAACAGATGAGGTGACgtcagaggaggaagaggaggaggacatGGGAGAg gaCATTGATCTGGAGCACTATGAGATGAAGGAGGAGCCGGTGGAGGGGAAGAAGTCTGAGGATGATGGGATTGAGAAGGAGAATCTGGCCATCCTGGAGAAGATCCGCAAGACCCAGCGGCAGGACCACCTCAAT GGAGCTGTGTCTGGATCTGTTCAGGCGTCTGACCGCCTCATGAAGGAGCTGAGAGAAATCTACCGCTCTCAGAGCTATAAAAACG GTATCTACTCAGTGGAGCTGCTCAATGACAGTCTGTATGAGTGGCACATCAAGCTGAGaac tgtggaTCCTGACAGTCCATTACACAGTGATCTGCAGGTGCTGAAGGAGAAGGAGGGAATGGACTACATCCTCCTCAACTTCTCCTATAAA GATAATTTCCCCTTCGATCCTCCATTTGTACGTGTGGTGTCTCCTGTTCTGTCTGGAGG gtATGTACTGGGAGGAGGAGCTCTGTGTATGGAACTACTTACTAAACAG GGCTGGAGCAGTGCCTATTCCATAGAGTCTGTCATAATGCAGATCAACGCCACTTTAGTCAAAGGAAAAGCGAGAGTGCAGTTTGGAGCCAACAAG aatcAGTACAATCTTGCCAGAGCACAGCAGTCGTATAAATCACTGGTGCAAATCCATGAAAAGAACG